A single window of Candidatus Dormiibacterota bacterium DNA harbors:
- a CDS encoding DUF5671 domain-containing protein, which produces MHAGDREKLAAFIRDAKNKGAGDAFLVDLLKQNGWSERRIYGAFSDYYAQQTGAPVPSRGQGMENARDAFLYLVSFVSLGFWSIALIWLGNIAITRAFPSPTDVESTTSLRYDLAGQLASIIIGFPIFMLVSWILARQTARRPEELDSGVRKWLTYVALVIAAIALLSDAVLFLQSFLTGNLTVRFALQYMVLIVVAGGIFWYYLRSMRAWERRGNDNTFFGAFALTAVIAALAVGFGGVGAPAFERQLRMDEQRVSDMYAIATAINTRGNAPASLAELAPPASRLRDPATGAAFVYARKNAQWYDVCATFDTSNVGQVNGNDPWAHPAGRYCYRLSAATAPNVPSVIPTVP; this is translated from the coding sequence GTGCACGCCGGGGATCGCGAAAAGCTCGCAGCCTTCATACGCGACGCGAAGAACAAGGGCGCCGGCGATGCGTTTCTGGTAGATCTCCTCAAGCAGAACGGCTGGTCCGAGCGTCGCATTTACGGCGCGTTCTCCGACTACTACGCGCAGCAGACCGGAGCGCCGGTCCCCTCGCGAGGGCAGGGAATGGAGAACGCGCGAGATGCATTCCTCTACCTCGTATCTTTCGTGTCGCTCGGCTTTTGGAGCATCGCGCTCATCTGGCTTGGCAATATCGCGATTACGCGCGCGTTCCCGAGCCCAACGGATGTCGAGAGTACCACGTCGCTGCGCTACGACCTCGCCGGCCAGCTGGCGAGCATCATCATCGGCTTCCCCATCTTCATGCTGGTGAGCTGGATTTTAGCGCGCCAAACGGCGCGGCGCCCGGAAGAACTCGACTCGGGCGTGCGAAAATGGCTGACGTACGTAGCGCTCGTGATCGCCGCCATCGCGCTCCTTTCCGACGCGGTGCTGTTTCTGCAAAGCTTTCTCACCGGAAATCTGACGGTGCGTTTCGCCTTGCAGTACATGGTGCTCATCGTCGTCGCCGGCGGAATCTTCTGGTACTACTTGCGCAGCATGCGGGCTTGGGAACGGCGGGGGAACGACAACACCTTCTTCGGCGCGTTCGCGCTGACGGCAGTGATCGCCGCGCTCGCCGTCGGATTCGGAGGCGTCGGGGCGCCCGCGTTCGAGCGTCAGCTGAGGATGGACGAGCAGAGGGTGAGCGACATGTATGCTATCGCGACGGCGATCAACACGCGTGGAAATGCGCCGGCGTCGCTTGCGGAGCTGGCGCCTCCCGCGAGCCGCTTACGCGACCCCGCGACTGGCGCGGCGTTCGTGTACGCGCGCAAGAACGCGCAGTGGTACGACGTGTGCGCGACGTTCGACACGTCGAACGTCGGTCAGGTCAACGGCAACGACCCATGGGCACATCCGGCCGGTCGCTACTGCTACCGGCTCTCAGCGGCGACCGCGCCGAACGTTCCGAGCGTCATCCCCACGGTTCCCTAG
- a CDS encoding isocitrate/isopropylmalate family dehydrogenase, producing MTAPTIVVLEGDQTGQELLTEALRVLDTSVIDLPLTFERYDLSLEHRRGTENRVVLDAAEAMVRHRFGLKAATITPEQLGDVGSPNALLRKAVGGKVIVRTGRKLPRVRPVAGIHAPITVVRMAVGDAYGAHEWREGEGDAETASRTETISRGVCRYVAEYSFAHAKRIGGRVFGGPKYTVSPVYEGMLKEEMDAAAARHPDVAYEPHLIDATYALLLSNAGDDPLVIPSLNRDGDCLSDLVMQLFGSIAGAESLLLSFPDREESFTPNVVMAEAPHGTAPRLFGKNIADPLAMILATAAVLSYVDDKRAANASRAIYEAALETVHAGIATPDLGGNATTTEFTDATIEGVKRKLDVWSTI from the coding sequence TTGACCGCGCCGACCATCGTCGTTCTCGAAGGCGACCAAACCGGACAGGAGTTGCTGACCGAAGCACTGCGCGTGCTCGACACGTCGGTTATCGATCTTCCGCTGACGTTCGAACGTTACGACCTCTCGCTGGAGCATCGGCGCGGGACGGAGAACCGCGTCGTGCTCGACGCGGCCGAAGCGATGGTGCGCCATCGCTTCGGCCTCAAGGCCGCTACCATCACCCCCGAACAGCTGGGCGACGTGGGCTCTCCGAACGCGCTGCTGCGCAAGGCGGTCGGCGGTAAGGTCATCGTTCGCACCGGCCGCAAGCTGCCGCGCGTGCGACCCGTCGCGGGAATTCACGCGCCGATCACCGTGGTGCGCATGGCGGTGGGGGACGCGTACGGGGCGCATGAGTGGCGCGAAGGCGAGGGCGACGCCGAGACCGCGAGCCGAACGGAGACGATCTCGCGCGGCGTCTGCCGCTACGTCGCCGAGTACTCCTTCGCGCACGCAAAACGCATCGGCGGCCGGGTCTTCGGAGGCCCGAAGTACACCGTCAGCCCCGTGTACGAAGGAATGCTCAAGGAAGAGATGGATGCCGCCGCCGCGCGCCATCCGGACGTTGCGTACGAGCCGCACCTCATCGACGCAACGTACGCGCTTCTCCTTTCGAATGCCGGCGACGATCCGCTCGTCATCCCGTCGCTCAACCGCGACGGCGATTGCCTCTCCGATTTGGTCATGCAGCTTTTCGGCTCGATCGCGGGCGCGGAATCGCTCCTGCTGTCGTTTCCCGATCGCGAAGAGAGCTTTACGCCGAACGTCGTGATGGCCGAGGCGCCGCACGGTACGGCTCCGCGGCTCTTCGGAAAGAACATCGCCGATCCGCTCGCGATGATTCTCGCCACGGCCGCGGTGCTCTCGTACGTCGACGACAAGCGTGCTGCAAACGCGTCACGCGCGATCTACGAAGCCGCCCTCGAAACCGTGCACGCCGGGATCGCGACGCCGGATCTCGGCGGCAACGCGACGACGACCGAGTTCACCGATGCGACGATCGAGGGCGTGAAGCGCAAGCTCGACGTCTGGTCGACGATCTAG
- a CDS encoding TolC family protein — MGRFVLALACAAMAVAPAVADARAPITLQQAVSYALAHDPTVAAKYAAVTTQAHAVAVQEGQTFPTVNGTLQSILQKQSNYGGVYQLIGATPQSNFSQNTASIGTSYTLNAAGLGLIQLAAANATLASAREDLARSEDLVASNVTGAFFDVAQKVALVALDRSDLSYQNALVSAARLKERAGVVAGVDVLRARVAQAKSASTLVGAKADADNAREALAHTVGLALTTPFAIPSAIPEPPLPDGTIGTLASIAMAQRPDVVSARKALLSARETRRGWLREFFPSLQISASFGNQYSPTETVTLQQELDAQIAQQNQLRAALHLPPLPFPIVPRGSPGFWQIGLTSTFTLPIVDYGQRRTERVNDEAQVASAEATLASAVSQAEVDVRKQYRAARTAQAQLAYAKQEAALGAESARIAQLQYRSGVIALADVFQAQQTSVQAQTDLIDARVAYVDALVALRVAVGTYGPLSAVADL, encoded by the coding sequence GTGGGCCGGTTCGTTCTCGCGCTCGCCTGCGCCGCGATGGCGGTTGCTCCGGCAGTCGCCGACGCGCGCGCTCCGATAACGCTGCAGCAAGCCGTTTCGTACGCGCTCGCGCACGATCCGACGGTCGCCGCAAAATACGCCGCGGTCACGACGCAAGCGCACGCCGTCGCGGTGCAAGAGGGCCAGACGTTCCCCACCGTCAACGGCACGCTGCAGAGCATCCTGCAGAAGCAATCGAACTACGGCGGTGTCTACCAGCTCATCGGCGCTACGCCGCAGTCGAACTTCAGCCAGAACACCGCTTCGATTGGAACGAGCTACACGCTCAACGCCGCCGGCTTGGGCCTGATCCAGCTCGCCGCCGCAAACGCAACGCTCGCGTCGGCACGCGAGGACCTGGCACGCAGCGAGGATCTCGTCGCAAGCAACGTCACCGGCGCCTTCTTCGACGTCGCACAGAAGGTCGCGCTCGTGGCGCTCGATCGCTCCGATCTCTCGTATCAAAACGCACTCGTTTCTGCGGCACGCCTTAAAGAGCGAGCCGGAGTGGTTGCCGGCGTCGACGTGTTGCGCGCGCGGGTCGCGCAAGCGAAGAGCGCCTCGACGCTGGTCGGCGCCAAGGCCGACGCAGACAACGCGCGCGAAGCTCTCGCGCACACCGTCGGCCTTGCTCTCACCACGCCGTTTGCGATCCCTTCGGCCATTCCGGAGCCGCCGCTGCCCGACGGCACGATCGGCACGCTCGCGAGCATCGCGATGGCGCAGCGGCCCGACGTCGTCTCGGCGCGCAAGGCGTTGCTGAGCGCGCGAGAGACGCGCCGCGGATGGCTGCGCGAGTTCTTCCCGTCGCTGCAGATCTCGGCCAGCTTCGGAAACCAGTACTCTCCGACCGAGACGGTCACGCTGCAGCAAGAATTGGACGCGCAAATTGCCCAACAGAATCAGCTGCGGGCGGCGCTTCACCTACCCCCGCTGCCGTTTCCCATCGTGCCGCGCGGCAGCCCCGGCTTCTGGCAGATCGGGTTGACGAGCACCTTCACGCTGCCGATCGTCGACTACGGGCAGCGCCGCACCGAGCGCGTCAACGACGAAGCGCAAGTGGCCTCCGCGGAGGCGACGCTTGCGTCGGCCGTTTCCCAAGCCGAAGTCGACGTGCGCAAGCAGTATCGCGCCGCACGGACGGCGCAGGCGCAGCTTGCGTACGCTAAGCAGGAGGCCGCGCTCGGAGCTGAGTCCGCGCGCATCGCGCAGCTGCAGTATCGTAGCGGCGTCATCGCGCTCGCAGACGTCTTTCAAGCGCAACAGACCTCCGTACAGGCGCAAACGGACCTCATCGATGCGCGCGTGGCGTACGTAGACGCGCTCGTCGCACTGCGCGTAGCCGTCGGCACGTATGGTCCGCTCTCGGCGGTCGCAGATCTCTAG
- a CDS encoding ABC transporter permease: MHRILAYLEEAVTSLWRNRMRSLLTMLGMIIGSASIITVFGISRATTSGIASTFGSFGTFPVIVQADPAQDYPSIAQIHYADVRPVARALQGITPWVIPEWNRTYLTTFGNKHDYPSVVATSGFHDDGIAMQQGRKLSQEDVSTAAHVCVITADLGAEYFGTGNALGNYLRINGGRYRVVGVYSNIRGSFLNSLVGSSTVAIPYTTFHRDVDPSPPDYILIYAPSGTEETAGKLAIGALQRIHGPGAKYVTQNTADLIKSFENVLNIVGVGLAAIGGVALIVAGIGIMNIMLVSVTERTREIGIRKAVGASRNDIALQFLMESVVLALVGGGIGMVIGVLVTVGGASLLSQQLGEMIIPYVFIVSLAVGFSIVVGVLFGTYPALRAARLDPIEALRA, encoded by the coding sequence GTGCATCGCATCCTCGCATACCTCGAGGAAGCCGTGACGTCGCTGTGGCGCAATCGCATGCGATCGCTGCTGACGATGCTCGGGATGATCATCGGAAGCGCGTCGATCATCACGGTCTTCGGAATCAGCCGCGCGACGACCAGCGGCATCGCGAGCACGTTTGGCTCCTTCGGAACCTTTCCGGTCATCGTACAGGCCGATCCCGCGCAAGACTATCCTTCGATCGCACAGATCCACTACGCCGACGTTCGCCCGGTCGCGCGGGCCTTGCAAGGCATCACGCCGTGGGTGATTCCCGAATGGAACCGCACGTATCTCACGACGTTCGGCAACAAGCACGACTACCCGTCGGTCGTTGCGACGAGCGGCTTTCACGACGACGGGATCGCGATGCAGCAAGGCCGTAAGCTGAGCCAAGAAGACGTCTCCACCGCCGCGCACGTCTGCGTGATCACCGCGGATCTCGGCGCGGAGTACTTCGGAACCGGAAATGCCCTTGGAAACTACTTGCGCATCAACGGCGGTCGCTACCGCGTCGTGGGCGTGTACTCGAACATTCGCGGCTCCTTCCTCAACTCGCTGGTCGGCAGCAGCACGGTTGCGATTCCGTACACGACGTTTCACCGCGACGTCGATCCCTCGCCGCCGGACTATATCTTGATCTACGCGCCGAGCGGAACGGAGGAAACGGCTGGAAAGCTCGCGATTGGCGCGCTGCAGCGCATTCACGGCCCCGGCGCCAAATACGTGACGCAAAACACGGCCGATTTGATCAAATCTTTCGAGAACGTTTTGAACATCGTGGGGGTGGGCCTCGCAGCGATCGGAGGCGTCGCTCTGATTGTCGCCGGTATCGGCATCATGAACATCATGCTGGTCTCGGTCACCGAGCGCACGCGCGAGATCGGCATTCGCAAGGCGGTCGGCGCCAGCCGTAACGACATCGCCCTCCAATTCCTCATGGAGTCCGTCGTGCTCGCGCTCGTCGGCGGCGGCATCGGCATGGTGATCGGCGTTCTCGTCACCGTCGGGGGCGCGTCGCTGCTCTCCCAACAGCTCGGCGAGATGATCATCCCGTACGTGTTCATCGTGAGCCTCGCCGTCGGCTTTTCGATCGTCGTCGGCGTGCTCTTCGGGACCTATCCGGCATTACGCGCCGCACGCCTCGACCCGATCGAGGCGCTTCGCGCATGA
- a CDS encoding DNA translocase FtsK: MARVRRKSRARKGLNLEIVGIVAIGLAVLFAVALAIPQYAGHVGRATELMLRRLLGDASPFFPVLIFALGGIVFLEINVPRLIVGFASAAFAYFLMLDAILGSRGARAGGEIGTTIWSTLRALVGSVGAWVVLGVIAIALTLYVTNTSLKKIIGWIVILGGNVKLVRLPKLPKLDLHLPPGHANVREAFSLPERTSNRVTTGKTEVFDERDAVEEGAPAKRVAVPVPLQRYVAPRPQLTAPAPPAEAVVGEYESSGGQRAYHLPDLAIFDAPLAQSNDDVDRAHLLEDTLASFGVGAKVVHSQRGPSVTRYELRPERGVKISRIAALADDLALALAATSVRIEAPIPGKSAVGIEVPNQTVSVVTVREILDALPNRGQVPPLWMALGKDITGRPVFGDLAKMPHLLVAGATGAGKSVCLNTIIASLLVSATPDQVQMLMIDPKRVELPVYNGIPHLIKDVITDPRLAAGALLEMIKEMEARYERFAKASVRKIEEYNAKFPDEKLPYVVIVIDELADLMLIAPAKVETTIMRLAQLARATGIHLIVATQRPSADVITGLIKANIPSRIAFAVSSQVDSRVILDMNGAERLLGRGDMLYLPIDAPKPVRAQGALVTGAEIHRLVDFWARQAQPENLVDVDVVPLADDEERARKDLDSLWYDAARFIVETQYASTAQLQSHLSIGHPRAVRIMKQLEELGVVGPHEGTKPRKIVMGYAEIEQLALRVGKGEGGQQDLFAVES, encoded by the coding sequence ATGGCACGCGTACGCCGGAAGAGCCGTGCGAGGAAGGGCCTCAATCTCGAGATCGTCGGGATTGTCGCCATCGGCCTGGCCGTCCTCTTTGCCGTCGCGCTCGCGATCCCGCAGTATGCGGGACACGTCGGCCGCGCGACGGAGCTGATGCTGCGGCGGCTGCTCGGCGACGCTTCGCCGTTCTTTCCCGTGCTGATCTTCGCGCTCGGCGGCATCGTCTTTCTGGAAATCAACGTGCCGCGTCTCATCGTGGGATTCGCAAGCGCCGCCTTTGCCTACTTCCTGATGCTCGATGCGATCCTCGGCTCGCGTGGCGCGCGGGCCGGCGGCGAGATCGGAACGACGATCTGGAGCACGTTGCGCGCGCTGGTCGGGTCGGTGGGCGCGTGGGTCGTGCTCGGCGTCATCGCTATCGCGCTGACGCTCTACGTGACGAACACGTCGTTGAAGAAGATCATCGGTTGGATCGTGATCCTCGGCGGCAACGTCAAACTCGTGCGTCTGCCGAAGTTGCCCAAGCTCGATCTTCACCTTCCGCCAGGCCACGCGAACGTGCGCGAGGCCTTCTCGCTTCCCGAGCGCACGAGCAACCGCGTCACGACGGGAAAGACCGAGGTTTTCGACGAGCGCGATGCCGTCGAAGAAGGCGCTCCCGCCAAGCGCGTCGCCGTTCCGGTGCCGCTGCAGCGGTACGTCGCGCCGAGGCCGCAGCTAACGGCTCCGGCGCCGCCGGCCGAGGCCGTCGTCGGAGAGTACGAATCCTCGGGCGGGCAACGCGCGTACCATCTTCCGGACCTGGCAATTTTCGATGCTCCGCTCGCGCAATCGAACGACGACGTCGATCGCGCCCATCTGCTGGAAGACACGCTCGCGTCGTTCGGCGTCGGTGCGAAGGTCGTGCATTCGCAGCGCGGCCCCTCGGTAACGCGCTACGAGCTGCGTCCGGAGCGCGGCGTGAAGATCTCGCGCATCGCGGCGCTTGCCGACGATCTCGCCCTCGCGCTTGCCGCAACCTCGGTCCGCATCGAGGCTCCGATTCCTGGTAAGTCCGCCGTCGGGATCGAGGTTCCGAATCAAACCGTCTCCGTCGTGACGGTGCGCGAGATCCTCGACGCGCTGCCGAATCGCGGCCAAGTCCCGCCGCTCTGGATGGCACTCGGCAAAGACATCACCGGACGGCCGGTCTTCGGCGACCTGGCGAAGATGCCGCATCTCCTGGTCGCGGGCGCGACCGGCGCGGGCAAGTCCGTGTGTCTGAACACGATCATCGCGTCCCTCCTCGTCAGCGCGACGCCGGACCAAGTGCAGATGCTCATGATCGATCCAAAGCGCGTCGAGCTGCCCGTATACAACGGGATCCCGCATCTCATCAAGGACGTCATCACGGATCCGCGCCTCGCCGCGGGCGCGTTGCTCGAGATGATCAAGGAGATGGAGGCGCGCTACGAGCGCTTTGCCAAGGCGAGCGTGCGCAAGATCGAAGAGTACAACGCAAAGTTTCCCGACGAGAAGCTTCCGTACGTCGTCATCGTCATCGACGAGCTTGCGGACCTCATGCTCATCGCGCCGGCAAAGGTGGAGACGACGATCATGCGCCTCGCGCAGCTCGCACGCGCGACCGGCATTCACCTCATCGTCGCGACGCAGCGCCCGTCGGCGGACGTGATCACCGGCTTGATCAAGGCGAACATACCCTCGCGCATCGCCTTCGCGGTCAGCTCGCAGGTCGATTCGCGCGTCATTCTCGACATGAACGGTGCGGAGCGGCTTTTGGGCCGCGGCGACATGCTCTATCTTCCGATCGACGCGCCGAAACCCGTGCGTGCGCAAGGTGCGCTCGTAACGGGTGCCGAGATTCACCGGCTCGTCGACTTCTGGGCTCGCCAAGCGCAACCGGAGAACCTCGTCGACGTCGACGTCGTTCCGCTCGCCGACGACGAGGAACGCGCGCGCAAGGACCTCGACTCACTGTGGTACGACGCGGCGCGCTTCATCGTCGAGACGCAGTATGCCTCGACCGCGCAGCTGCAATCGCACCTCTCGATCGGCCACCCTCGAGCCGTTCGTATCATGAAGCAGCTCGAAGAGCTCGGCGTCGTCGGGCCGCACGAGGGAACCAAGCCGCGTAAGATCGTGATGGGCTATGCGGAGATCGAACAGCTCGCGCTGCGCGTCGGAAAAGGTGAGGGTGGACAGCAAGACCTCTTCGCCGTCGAATCGTAG
- a CDS encoding EamA family transporter — MAAVVYGLLAAVFYGAADFCGGVAARRSAVFAVTIISQLAGLLALFVILAFTHWRLTRGDLLFGALAGVCAGSGLALFYHALAIGRMGIVSPITAVLAAAVPVAASLVRGERLHVTQGAGMLLALVAVVLIAASFEEGEGGTREIATEGVREALVAGLIIGGFILFLSRASPASGVAILLPARAASVLVLLAIAAGLRGSVRTSVPVLPLIVLCGVLDMAANAFFVLSARAGYVSIASVLTGLYPASTVVLAWLVLRERLQRVQRWGVLLALVGVALIAA, encoded by the coding sequence GTGGCTGCCGTCGTTTACGGACTGCTCGCGGCGGTCTTTTACGGCGCAGCCGATTTCTGCGGCGGCGTGGCGGCGCGCCGCAGCGCGGTCTTCGCCGTCACCATCATCTCGCAGCTAGCGGGTTTGCTCGCGCTCTTTGTAATTCTCGCGTTTACGCATTGGCGGCTGACGCGAGGGGATCTCTTGTTCGGCGCGCTCGCCGGGGTTTGCGCCGGCAGCGGCCTCGCGCTCTTCTATCACGCGCTCGCGATCGGGCGCATGGGCATCGTCTCTCCCATCACAGCGGTGCTCGCCGCGGCGGTGCCGGTAGCCGCGAGCCTCGTGCGCGGCGAGCGCCTTCACGTGACGCAGGGCGCCGGCATGCTTCTGGCGCTCGTCGCCGTCGTTCTGATCGCGGCTTCCTTTGAAGAAGGGGAAGGTGGAACGCGCGAGATCGCGACCGAGGGCGTGCGGGAAGCGCTCGTCGCGGGCCTGATCATCGGCGGCTTCATCCTGTTCTTGAGCCGCGCGAGCCCCGCGTCCGGCGTCGCCATTCTGCTGCCCGCCCGTGCGGCCTCCGTGCTCGTCTTGCTGGCGATCGCCGCGGGCTTGCGCGGCAGCGTGCGGACGAGCGTCCCCGTGTTGCCGCTGATCGTCCTGTGCGGCGTTCTCGACATGGCGGCGAATGCGTTCTTCGTGCTTTCGGCACGTGCCGGCTACGTTTCTATCGCGTCGGTCTTGACGGGTCTTTATCCCGCCTCCACGGTCGTGCTCGCGTGGCTCGTCTTGCGCGAACGCCTGCAGCGGGTTCAGCGCTGGGGCGTGCTGCTCGCGCTCGTGGGCGTCGCACTGATCGCGGCGTAA
- a CDS encoding efflux RND transporter periplasmic adaptor subunit gives MRQRNLLIVLAALVVLIAIAVFARGGHQRGLVVTTATVTYGPFVVKLAENGVVMSPHSETVPSLVAGNLQSLNVHDGDRVYAGELLATVYNPSLAYAAAGSQADYSSSVADVGTAQVNEQNARVQYQAQVDTAKSSLDLAQRIYNEDVTLFDNQAISRNQLDTDRSKLDQARVAYQQAVEQLRLGAVSGYGIASVRTAQANAQKAAILNAQNQQQLAFTRISAPFDGIIQSVAADATDPLRPIRVGAPVSAGQALFTISANERYIVRAEVDEQDIINVRVGQSATVTGEDFPGHAIQGHVTQIAPIATKSTDTTSTAKQVLTTIQLDTSPAFLKDGMNADVDILTTDLRRVLSVPNAAISTQNGASYVFVVSHGVAHKRRVTTGALGDTRTVIVSGLSPGERVVAQQYPTLSDGAHVAPTTSPSPLPLST, from the coding sequence ATGCGTCAGCGTAACCTCTTGATCGTTCTCGCCGCGCTCGTCGTGCTAATAGCGATTGCCGTCTTCGCTCGCGGCGGGCACCAGCGGGGACTGGTCGTCACGACCGCGACCGTAACGTACGGCCCATTCGTCGTGAAGCTCGCCGAGAACGGCGTCGTGATGAGCCCCCATTCCGAGACGGTCCCATCGCTCGTCGCGGGCAACTTGCAGAGCCTCAACGTCCACGACGGCGATCGGGTCTATGCCGGAGAGCTGCTCGCCACCGTGTACAACCCGTCGCTTGCATACGCAGCGGCAGGATCGCAAGCCGACTACAGCTCCTCCGTCGCCGACGTTGGTACGGCGCAGGTCAACGAACAGAACGCGCGCGTCCAGTACCAGGCGCAGGTCGACACCGCGAAGTCGAGCCTCGACTTGGCGCAGCGCATTTACAACGAAGACGTCACGCTCTTCGACAATCAAGCGATCTCGCGAAATCAGCTCGACACCGATCGCTCAAAGCTCGATCAGGCGCGCGTCGCCTACCAGCAGGCGGTCGAGCAGCTCCGCCTCGGCGCGGTCAGCGGGTACGGTATCGCCAGCGTACGCACCGCGCAGGCGAACGCGCAAAAAGCCGCGATCCTCAACGCGCAGAATCAGCAGCAGCTTGCCTTCACGCGCATCTCGGCACCCTTCGACGGGATCATTCAAAGCGTCGCAGCCGACGCGACCGACCCGCTTCGCCCGATTCGCGTCGGCGCGCCGGTGTCGGCGGGCCAAGCACTCTTCACGATCTCCGCAAACGAGCGCTACATCGTGCGCGCGGAAGTCGACGAGCAGGACATCATCAACGTTCGCGTCGGGCAGAGCGCGACCGTCACCGGGGAAGATTTCCCAGGTCATGCGATACAGGGGCACGTCACGCAGATCGCGCCGATCGCAACGAAGTCGACCGACACGACGAGCACCGCGAAGCAGGTGCTCACGACGATTCAACTGGACACGTCGCCGGCATTCCTGAAAGACGGGATGAACGCCGACGTCGACATCCTCACGACCGATCTTCGCCGCGTGCTGAGCGTTCCCAACGCCGCGATCTCGACGCAAAACGGCGCGAGCTACGTGTTCGTGGTCAGCCACGGCGTGGCGCACAAGCGGCGGGTCACGACGGGGGCCCTCGGCGACACGCGCACCGTCATCGTCTCGGGGCTCTCGCCCGGCGAGAGGGTCGTGGCGCAGCAGTATCCGACGCTCTCCGACGGCGCCCACGTCGCGCCCACGACGAGCCCGTCTCCGCTCCCGCTGTCGACCTAA
- a CDS encoding ribonuclease J, whose product MSNTSNDSSRASASATRELVIAAPPDEPYVRVVPLGGCGEIGRNMTVIETNDDLVVVDCGLMFPDEEMYGVDIVISDFSYVRERADKLRALLVTHGHEDHIGGIPYFAKEFVRIPVIGTALSIALIKAKSREHKLGDVDFRTVVPGERVRFGSIEAEFIHVNHSVAGACALALRTPAGIVFHTGDFKFDQTPIDGRPADFSRIARVGEEGVLCMLSDSTNAERPGHTLSERIVGEAFAAIFARAKGRIIVASFASNVPRIQQVIDQAERFGRKIVFLGRSLQNVVHFATELGHLRIPPGTAMKAEQLEELPPEQIVVMTTGSQGEPMSGLTRMSVRDHNRLRIVSGDTVVVSATPIPGNEKSVYRTINNLYKLGATVVHGTDGRSHVSGHASQEELLLMLNLVRPEFFVPIHGEYRMLVQHGKLAVRTGVEAGNVFVAEDGDVLEFTLEYGDKVGKAYGGNVLVDGSGIGDIGEAVLRDRRALAGDGIVLVVVAIDAEEARVTAGPDVVARGVFYLPEADGVLEELRTELRASLDAISVEGMRDPGTVKEHLRDTLSKAIYSRTKRRPVVIPLVMEV is encoded by the coding sequence ATGAGCAATACCTCCAACGATTCCTCACGCGCCTCGGCCTCCGCAACAAGGGAGCTGGTGATCGCCGCGCCGCCGGACGAGCCGTACGTTCGCGTCGTGCCGCTGGGCGGATGCGGTGAAATCGGCCGCAACATGACCGTCATCGAAACGAACGACGACCTCGTCGTCGTCGATTGCGGCCTCATGTTTCCCGACGAGGAGATGTACGGCGTCGATATCGTCATCAGCGACTTCAGCTACGTCCGCGAGCGAGCGGACAAGCTTCGCGCGTTGCTCGTAACGCACGGACACGAAGATCACATCGGCGGGATTCCGTATTTCGCGAAAGAGTTCGTGAGGATCCCGGTTATCGGCACCGCGCTCTCGATCGCGCTCATCAAGGCCAAGTCGCGCGAGCACAAGCTCGGCGACGTCGACTTTCGTACGGTCGTTCCCGGCGAGCGCGTACGATTCGGCAGCATCGAGGCGGAGTTCATTCACGTCAACCACTCGGTTGCGGGAGCCTGCGCGCTCGCGCTGCGCACGCCTGCCGGCATCGTCTTCCACACCGGCGACTTCAAGTTCGACCAAACGCCGATCGACGGGCGTCCCGCGGACTTCTCGCGCATCGCGCGGGTCGGCGAAGAAGGCGTGCTCTGCATGCTCTCGGATTCGACGAATGCCGAGCGACCGGGCCACACGCTCTCCGAGCGGATCGTCGGCGAGGCGTTCGCGGCGATCTTTGCGCGCGCGAAGGGCCGCATCATCGTCGCCTCGTTTGCGTCGAACGTTCCGCGCATCCAGCAGGTCATCGACCAAGCGGAGCGCTTCGGGCGAAAGATCGTCTTCCTGGGCCGGTCGCTGCAGAACGTCGTGCACTTCGCGACCGAGCTCGGGCACCTGCGCATTCCGCCCGGGACGGCAATGAAGGCCGAGCAGCTCGAGGAGCTGCCTCCCGAGCAGATCGTCGTGATGACGACCGGCTCGCAAGGCGAGCCGATGAGCGGCCTTACGCGCATGTCGGTTCGCGACCATAACCGATTGCGCATCGTCTCGGGCGACACGGTCGTCGTGAGCGCGACGCCGATTCCCGGCAACGAGAAGTCCGTGTACCGGACGATCAACAATCTCTACAAGCTTGGTGCGACCGTCGTGCACGGTACCGACGGGCGCTCCCACGTCTCCGGGCATGCGTCGCAAGAAGAGCTGCTCCTCATGCTCAATCTCGTCCGCCCCGAGTTCTTCGTCCCGATCCACGGCGAATATCGCATGCTCGTCCAGCACGGGAAGCTGGCGGTGCGAACGGGAGTCGAGGCGGGGAACGTCTTCGTCGCCGAAGACGGCGACGTGCTAGAGTTCACGCTCGAGTACGGCGACAAAGTCGGGAAGGCGTACGGCGGAAACGTCCTCGTCGACGGGTCGGGCATCGGCGACATCGGCGAAGCGGTGCTGCGCGATCGGCGCGCGCTCGCCGGCGATGGCATCGTGCTCGTCGTCGTCGCCATCGACGCCGAAGAGGCGCGCGTTACCGCGGGGCCGGACGTCGTCGCAAGAGGCGTCTTCTACTTACCTGAAGCCGACGGCGTTCTCGAGGAGCTTCGCACGGAGCTGCGCGCGTCGCTCGACGCGATCTCCGTCGAAGGCATGCGCGACCCCGGCACCGTGAAGGAACACCTGCGAGACACGCTCAGCAAAGCGATCTACTCGCGGACGAAGCGCCGGCCGGTGGTCATTCCGCTCGTGATGGAAGTCTAA